A single window of Malus sylvestris chromosome 5, drMalSylv7.2, whole genome shotgun sequence DNA harbors:
- the LOC126621504 gene encoding histidine--tRNA ligase, cytoplasmic-like, whose translation MAELPVITIGGKGSSLSSSSVCSLAKGLAHLRTDLSALNRLDSSSSSSSPLAHNLVSLLPSLPTVEECRASLVVLLCKLLSLSGSPNVRTVLAVRLAEAINSRDLELGSLVLTEEEALALEEFKLSSALCGICALLDHQSAALSTVSDAVAAMSCEALKADVRAFNSMDLGDGYAAKEVIAVANDLKVLLNGSKLVGKLEIEAVSEIPQIHASLREQVKSLHSKTRTELNSGGKVVTPRTVVTTLLSVASALHHLGDLSLSRAKMIVDAVGSEDLRSSLVALFEKKCPSGESLISGFKLVSHLGSDAEVNYDNFAHEVNVLMGIVWKIVTWEAITAFVVLEGAELNVKKSEGSEVNGGGNVRVEKKSEKKKKVVLGKGTSVVVQLIKDRLRGKGGNAVDSLGLLVIWTDELSSFLDPKDPEFDGLLNKVKEIVESNESRRLPKLPKGTRDFAKEQMVVRKTAFSIIEEVFERHGAMALDTPVFELRETLMGKYGEDSKLIYDLADQGGELLSLRYDLTVPFARYVAMNGITSFKRYQIAKVYRRDNPSKGRYREFYQCDFDIAGQFEKMGPDFEVIKILTELLDELNIGDYEIKLNHRKLLDGMLEICGVPPEKFRTICSSIDKLDKQPFEQIKGEMVEEKGLSVETADKIGAFVKERGHPLELLSKLKQEGSKFLESSSSIDALNDLEILFNALQKSKCIGKVTFDLSLARGLDYYTGVIFEAVFRGGAQVGSIAAGGRYDNLIGMFGTKQVPAVGVSLGIERVFNIMEQLNKDQNQRTRATKTEVLVSILGDDLGRAAELSTELWDVKVKAEYSVNKRVTKHFDRAKESRIPWMIIEGERERNDNVVRLKNMAAGEEITISRDTIVEEVQKRLSLS comes from the exons ATGGCGGAGCTGCCAGTGATAACAATAGGAGGCAAGGGCTCGTCTCTGTCCTCCTCCTCCGTCTGCTCCCTCGCCAAGGGCCTTGCTCATCTGCGCACCGACTTGTCGGCGCTCAATCGGCTcgactcctcctcctcctcctcatcgcCCCTCGCCCACAATCTCGTCTCTCTCCTCCCCTCCCTCCCAACTGTCGAAGAATGCAGAGCCTCCCTCGTCGTCCTCCTCTGCAAGCTTTTATCTCTCTCCGGTTCCCCCAACGTCCGTACGGTTCTCGCGGTACGTCTCGCCGAAGCCATCAATTCCCGAGACTTGGAGCTCGGGTCGCTCGTTTTGACCGAAGAGGAGGCTCTTGCGTTGGAGGAATTCAAGTTATCCTCAGCTTTGTGCGGGATATGTGCGCTTCTGGACCACCAGTCCGCCGCGTTGTCTACTGTTTCCGATGCGGTGGCAGCGATGTCTTGCGAGGCGTTGAAGGCCGATGTAAGGGCGTTTAATTCGATGGATTTGGGGGATGGGTACGCAGCGAAGGAGGTGATTGCTGTGGCCAATGATTTGAAGGTGCTGCTCAATGGGTCTAAATTAGTGGGTAAGCTTGAAATTGAAGCGGTATCGGAAATCCCCCAAATTCACGCGAGTTTGAGAGAGCAGGTGAAATCTTTGCACTCCAAGACTCGAACGGAGCTGAATTCTGGCGGGAAAGTAGTTACTCCTAGGACAGTGGTGACCACATTGTTGTCAGTGGCGTCTGCGCTTCATCACTTGGGTGACCTTAGTTTGTCCCGTGCGAAGATGATTGTGGATGCGGTGGGGAGTGAAGATTTGAGGTCGAGTTTGGTGGCATTGTTTGAGAAGAAATGCCCAAGTGGTGAAAGCTTGATTAGTGGGTTCAAGTTGGTTTCCCATTTGGGATCTGACGCTGAAGTGAATTATGATAATTTTGCTCACGAAGTGAATGTGTTAATGGGAATTGTGTGGAAGATTGTGACTTGGGAGGCAATAACGGCATTTGTGGTGCTCGAGGGAGCTGAGTTGAATGTGAAGAAGAGTGAAGGTAGTGAAGTGAATGGAGGAGGGAATGTGAGAGTAGAGAAGAAGagtgagaagaagaagaaggtggttTTGGGTAAGGGGACTAGTGTTGTAGTACAGTTGATTAAAGATAGGTTGCGGGGCAAGGGAGGAAATGCTGTTGATAGTTTGGGGTTGTTGGTAATTTGGACGGACGAGCTTTCATCGTTTTTGGACCCCAAGGACCCGGAATTTGATGGTTTGTTGAACAAGGTTAAGGAGATAGTGGAAAGCAATGAGAGTAGAAGACTCCCAAAGCTTCCAAAG GGTACTCGTGACTTTGCAAAAGAACAAATGGTAGTAAGAAAGACAGCATTTTCGATTATTGAAGAGGTCTTTGAGAGGCACGGTGCGATGGCCCTTGACACTCCAGTTTTTGAATTGAGAGAAACCCTCATGGGAAAATATGGGGAAGATTCAAAATTGATTTATGATCTTGCTGACCAG GGAGGAGAGCTTTTATCACTGCGATATGATCTAACTGTTCCATTTGCTAGATATGTAGCTATGAATGGTATCACATCTTTCAAAAGGTACCAAATAGCAAAGGTCTATAGAAGAGACAATCCATCCAAAGGACGATATCGTGAATTTTACCAATGCGACTTTGATATTGCTGGTCAATTTGAAAAAATGGGTCCAGATTTTGAGGTTATTAAGATTTTGACAGAACTTCTTGATGAGCTGAATATTGGAGATTATGAG ATTAAATTGAATCACCGAAAGTTGTTGGATGGAATGTTGGAAATCTGTGGAGTACCTCCTGAAAAATTCAGAACTATTTGTTCAAGTATTGACAAGTTAGACAAGCAGCCTTTTGAGCAGATAAAAGGAGAAATG GTGGAGGAGAAGGGCTTAAGTGTTGAGACAGCAGACAAAATTGGTGCTTTTGTAAAAGAGCGTGGACATCCTTTGGAATTGTTAAGTAAGCTTAAACAGGAGGGCAGCAAGTTCTTGGAAAGCAGTTCATCTATAGATGCGTTGAATGACTTGGAGATCTTATTTAATGCTTTGCAAAAATCAAAGTGCATAGGAAAAGTGACTTTTGACTTAAGTCTTGCAAGGGGTCTCGATTATTATACTGGAGTAATATTTGAAGCTGTTTTTAGGGGGGGTGCCCAG GTTGGTTCAATTGCTGCTGGTGGACGCTACGACAACCTTATAGGGATGTTTGGTACAAAGCAGGTTCCAGCTGTTGGTGTCAGCCTTGGAATTGAACGAGTATTTAATATAATGGAGCAGCTTAACAAAGACCAGAATCAG AGAACACGAGCAACGAAGACTGAAGTCCTAGTGAGTATATTGGGGGATGATTTAGGACGAGCAGCAGAGCTATCAACGGAGTTGTGGGACGTAAAAGTGAAAGCAGAATACTCAGTGAATAAAAGAGTGACGAAACACTTTGATCGAGCAAAGGAATCTAGGATCCCTTGGATGATAATTGAGGGTGAACGGGAGCGGAATGATAATGTTGTGAGATTGAAAAACATGGCGGCTGGCGAGGAAATCACAATTTCTAGAGATACAATTGTGGAAGAAGTTCAAAAACGGTTGAGTTTGTCATAA